The segment ATCAAGATGATGACGATATTTTTCTACTAACAGGTGCATCGTCTGAAAAAGTAGAAGATCCATACGGAGATAATGGAGCTTTAGAATTGTTGGACATTACATTTACCATAATCTTTGCAAAGCCAATGGAGTCATCTCATATTGGAATACAGACTATAGACCACATAACAAACTATGATTTGGTATACTTTGAAAATGCCTTGGAAATTTTACCGAAAGAGATTGTAGAGGTTGAAGAAGTACCTGATGTTGTACCTGAAGAGGTTCCTGAGTCACAACCTAAAGTAATTCCTGAAGAAATACCAGAACCTGAGCCACCAGTAAAAGAACCTGAACCTGAAGTAATGTTAACAGCAACTGATCAGAAAACTGTTCTAGAATTTGTTGATGAGAACATGCCAGCAAAACATTACGTAAAACGATACATCACAGAAACTGAATACAAGGAATGGTTTGATGTAAACTATTCAGAGTACAAGTTCTGGGAGGGAATTGGAATTACACAAGAGAGATTTGATCAAATAGTTCTAGAGATTCAATCAGAACCTAAACCAAAGATGGTACAAACAGGATTTGTGTTAGTTCCTGATGATCAAAAGTCATTACCATTAGTAGAAGAAACGTTTGAGCCTGAACCAGCAGAGTTAGAGCCTGTCAAAGAAGAGAAAAAGGGATTCTTTGACTGGTTGTTTGCACTATTTGGCTAACATATATTGAATACAATTATCTAACCTTCAGTATGGAATTTGCTAAAGAATTTTCAGCATTTCTTTATGAGAAAAAGATCATTAGATTTGGAGATTTCACACTTGCAAGCGGGAAAAAGAGTCCATATTACATTGATTTGAGACTAGTTCCAAGCTTTCCAATTTACTATAGAAAAATGATTAAAGGATTACAAAACTTGATTGCCGAAGACATTGGATTTGAAAACTTTCACTCACTTGTATCAGTTCCAACAGGAGGACTAGTAGTTGCAGCATCACTTGCAACTGAAATTCTAAAACCTCTCATCTATGTTAGAAAACAAGCAAAGGAACATGGAACAGGAAAAGCAGTTGAAGGTGTAATTTGTCACGACATGAAACTGTTAATGATTGAAGATGTTGTTACAAGCGGCGGTTCAGTAATCAACGCAATAAAATCAATCAAAGAAGAAAAGATGGTTGTGACTGATGCGTATGCAGTAGTTGACAGAATGGAAGGAGCAACTGAAGCATTACAAGCAGAAGGCGTAAAACTTCACAGTCTTTTAACAATCAAAGATATTGCTGAAAGTTTGTTTGAGCAAAAATTAATCTCAGAAGATGTACTAAAACAGGTTCAAGATAGAGTAAATTGAGGCAGCTCAGTCAAATGCCTTTACATCATTAATCAGGTATAACTCTGATTCTTCATTGCAGCCAATACAGCTACATCATAGCTGGAATTAAAATTTTAGTGGGCCCGATGGGCTTCGATCCCATGGCTCCTCGGTTATGAGCCGAGTACTCTACTAGGCTGAGTTACGGGCCCTAGGAAAAAATAATTTCAACTTAGTAAAAAGTGTTAGATTAGCAGTAAGACTCGTAACAACTGTCTAACAAGAGATTTTGTGCTGCAACAGATTTTTCGGCCGTTGTTAACATCACTGAATCATCAATTGAAGTATTATTGATAATTTTTTGCCAGGATGCTGCATGTCTAATGTCAGCAGTCATGTGTTCTTCAAAGTATTCTGTTGCATCTTTTGTATCGATACCGTAGAATTCTTTCAATCCTTCTAATTTAGTTTGACTTACTTTAGGAATTTCTTTTTCAAATGCATACATTGCACATGCACCATTATCAAAGGAGTCCATTAGTGAACCTAAATTGGATACTGCCCTATTGGTTTTCTCAAGACCTTCATAGCCTTGTAGTTCGGATTCAGAAATTCCCATAGAACCTGCAAATTTCTCCCATAGAGGAATATGCTCTGATTCTTCTTTCATATTCTGAACTAATTCGTCTTTCATATCAGAAGATGCATCATTTACCATTGGTTCCATGAATTGTGGGACCTGTTTCACTAATTGATAATATTCTTTTGAATAACCTTTGAGTGAATCTAGTTCCAGTTTTCCATCAGACCACATCTCGTAAAATGGATGTTTGAGTAAACTTTTGTCTTCAATGATTTGATCGATTCGTTTGATTAAAGAACCCATGATTGATGTTCTTGAAATTAGGATAAAAAAGCTTGTGATTACAAAAAGTTTTATGGATTAGAAGAGCCGGAATTTTAAGCTCCTGTAGTGTAGTCCGGTCAAGCATTTAGGCCTTTCACGCCTGAGACTCGGGTTCGAATCCCGACGGGAGCATACAATTCTAAAGTTTAATATGTTATTTCAGAAAATTTTGATTAGATAATTTTTGGACCGAAAAAATATAGAAATTAATCCGCTTTTAGAAGTTTACAGCAAGTACATTGAGAAGATAGATTCTGCATTAGACAAAGAGTTGGAACTATACTCTGAATCAGAGTTTTGTGAACCTCTAAAATATGCATTAGAGGGAGGTAAACGAATTAGACCAATCATTACACTTCTGGCAGCCGAATCTGTTGGTCAGATTGATGAAAACGTCTATGCAGGTGCATGTGCAATTGAACTACTCCACACTGAATCAGTCATTCATGACGATATCATAGATAATGAAACTCAGAGAAGACACAAGGATCCATTTCATATCAAATATGGATACAACACAAGTGTTCTAACAGGAGACTTTGTTTTGGGATTAATTCTAAACATTTCATCCAGATTAGACAAAGCAAGAGTTACAAAAGATTTGGCAACAGCTGCAATGCTAATGAGTGAAGGAGAAGTTTTAGAAGGAAAACTAGAAGAAAGTGAAGACGTAACATTTGAAGATTACATCAAGGTAATGGATTACAAAACTGCAACTGCCTTTGAGATGGCAGCAAAATTAGGCGCAGTTATTGGCGGAGGAAGTGAAGAAGAGATTTCAGGATTAGCCGAATATGGAAAAAACATTGGAATTGCATATCAGATTAAAGATGATTTGATGGATTGGAAAAATGAGGACAAATTATTCAATTTACTAGTTAAGAAAAGTTCAGACCCTAGAGTAGTTTTCAACAAGATGGAAGAGTTGTTGAAATCTTATGCAGAAAAAGCATCAGAAAGTCTAAGAAAGATTAGAGATTCTGATTCAAAACACAACTTGGAAGAACTAGTAAGTTTCACAGATTTTAAGGCATAACTGCAGTCATTGAAGGCGTAACCATTTCTGCAAATTGTATGATTGGTTCTGGATAAACACCAATTGTTACCATAAAGATTACAGAGAATATCATTACACCTATAATTGATGCAGGTTCTTTGACACGTTTTTCTGTTTCACCTTCAAAGTACATCTTTCGTATAATCCAACCATAGTATGCTAGAGATAATGCACTGTTCAATACTCCAGCTATTGCAAGCCATGGAGCCCACCATACAACACTTGTTGCATCAATAGCAGAACCAAACAACATAAGCTTACTCCAGAATCCGTTAAGTGGTGGAACACCAGCTAATGCAAGTAATGATATGACAAGACCAAACGCGGTGATTGGCATTTTTCTACCAAGTCCCTTGATTTTATCTAAATGTACAATTCCAAGTGTTGTAACAATTCCTGCTATTGCAATAAATGCTGCACCTTTCATTACAGCATGATTTAGAATGTGGAATAATGATGCCTGTAATCCTAATCCGGTGAACGGCGCAAGTGATATACCAATTAAGATGTAACCTGCATGACCAATACTGGAGTATGCAAGCATTCTTGTGAGATTCTTTTGCATGATTGCTGCAATGTTACCAATTGTCATAGTCATTATGGCAATTACTCCTAGCGCTAATGTCCAGTCAAGATTTAGTGCCGCAGCACCCATAATTACAACTCTTAATGCAGCAGCAAATCCTGCTTTTTTAGTTCCTGCAGCAAGTAATGCGGTGATTGGTGTTGGTGCACCTTCGTATGTATCTGGTAACCACATGTGGAATGGAACAAGTCCCATTTTGAACCCAAATCCAGCAATGAACATACCAATTGCAAGTAAGCCAATCGGAAGCATGTCTGGAGATAGATTTGAAAATCCGTAAATGACATCACCGATGTTTGTAGAACCGGTAATTCCGTATGCAAGTGAGATACCGTATATGATAATTCCAGAAGATAGTGCTCCGAACAAAAAGTACTTGATGGCTGCTTCGTTTGATGATGGATCTTTCTTGTTATATCCTGCAAGGATGTATGTTGGAATACTCATCAACTCCCATGCTACAAATAACATAACCAGGTCTGTTGAAAATGCAATCAAGACCATACCAATACTTGAAAGTAAAATTAATGAGAAGTAAATTGCCGGATTAGATTTATTTCTCATGTAATTGAAAGAACCGGCAACTGCCATTATTGATACAATGAGCATTGCAATTGCAAAGAATGAGCCAAATCCATCATCAACTAAAACATCGCTGGAGAAGATAGCTGCATCTGCAACAGAGTCTGTATAGAATCGGTAAATTACATAACCAAGAGATATGAGTAATGCACCAAATGCAATTAATCCATAGAATGTAGAACTTCCACGTTCTCTTCTTAGAACGTTAATGACAGGAATAATCATGCCAGCAACGCCTAGTATAACCATTAGAATAATTGGAGTAGAAGTTAGTTCGATCATCATAAACACCTATAGTAACAATATCAAGACTACGAAAAGCAGTCCAGCTCCAAATATGTAAAGATAAGATTGTGATACACCGGTTTGTGTTCCTTGAACAACTCTAGCACTCCAACCTACAGCCTTCTCAAATCCGATATTCATTCCAGTATCGATTGCTGTTTGTTCAAAGTATCTCCAGATTCCGCGTGCGGCCCAAAGTGGTGCAACTAC is part of the Candidatus Nitrosopelagicus brevis genome and harbors:
- a CDS encoding NADH-quinone oxidoreductase subunit N; this encodes MIELTSTPIILMVILGVAGMIIPVINVLRRERGSSTFYGLIAFGALLISLGYVIYRFYTDSVADAAIFSSDVLVDDGFGSFFAIAMLIVSIMAVAGSFNYMRNKSNPAIYFSLILLSSIGMVLIAFSTDLVMLFVAWELMSIPTYILAGYNKKDPSSNEAAIKYFLFGALSSGIIIYGISLAYGITGSTNIGDVIYGFSNLSPDMLPIGLLAIGMFIAGFGFKMGLVPFHMWLPDTYEGAPTPITALLAAGTKKAGFAAALRVVIMGAAALNLDWTLALGVIAIMTMTIGNIAAIMQKNLTRMLAYSSIGHAGYILIGISLAPFTGLGLQASLFHILNHAVMKGAAFIAIAGIVTTLGIVHLDKIKGLGRKMPITAFGLVISLLALAGVPPLNGFWSKLMLFGSAIDATSVVWWAPWLAIAGVLNSALSLAYYGWIIRKMYFEGETEKRVKEPASIIGVMIFSVIFMVTIGVYPEPIIQFAEMVTPSMTAVMP
- a CDS encoding TenA family transcriptional regulator; amino-acid sequence: MGSLIKRIDQIIEDKSLLKHPFYEMWSDGKLELDSLKGYSKEYYQLVKQVPQFMEPMVNDASSDMKDELVQNMKEESEHIPLWEKFAGSMGISESELQGYEGLEKTNRAVSNLGSLMDSFDNGACAMYAFEKEIPKVSQTKLEGLKEFYGIDTKDATEYFEEHMTADIRHAASWQKIINNTSIDDSVMLTTAEKSVAAQNLLLDSCYESYC
- a CDS encoding polyprenyl synthetase family protein → MDRKNIEINPLLEVYSKYIEKIDSALDKELELYSESEFCEPLKYALEGGKRIRPIITLLAAESVGQIDENVYAGACAIELLHTESVIHDDIIDNETQRRHKDPFHIKYGYNTSVLTGDFVLGLILNISSRLDKARVTKDLATAAMLMSEGEVLEGKLEESEDVTFEDYIKVMDYKTATAFEMAAKLGAVIGGGSEEEISGLAEYGKNIGIAYQIKDDLMDWKNEDKLFNLLVKKSSDPRVVFNKMEELLKSYAEKASESLRKIRDSDSKHNLEELVSFTDFKA
- the pyrE gene encoding orotate phosphoribosyltransferase yields the protein MEFAKEFSAFLYEKKIIRFGDFTLASGKKSPYYIDLRLVPSFPIYYRKMIKGLQNLIAEDIGFENFHSLVSVPTGGLVVAASLATEILKPLIYVRKQAKEHGTGKAVEGVICHDMKLLMIEDVVTSGGSVINAIKSIKEEKMVVTDAYAVVDRMEGATEALQAEGVKLHSLLTIKDIAESLFEQKLISEDVLKQVQDRVN